The following are from one region of the Biomphalaria glabrata chromosome 4, xgBioGlab47.1, whole genome shotgun sequence genome:
- the LOC106050744 gene encoding potential E3 ubiquitin-protein ligase ariadne-2-like, translating to MSGDINRQLSHMSEASSVGSDGNSSEEMDEDIDHSYYEDTSDDLGLDCPSKTDDPEYFEYEPLQLIDAEKMLNEEIEALCTKLKVNPSMAKMLLLRHNWNKEEIIDNYQRNPTEYLIESHLASRHRHDNLMGHRPLCSVCCVEYSKDRFMGVACGHLFCRDCWDMHFQIQIQDGITTGIECMAKECPVLVTEDFVCEILSHPKLRDKYSKFSFNDLIKSHPNLRFCPGVDCSVIIKAKEPKAKKVECQSCKATFCFKCGIAYHAPTECDVIKRWLTKCEDDSETANYISAHTKDCPKCHVCIEKNGGCNHMQCPECKYDFCWMCLGDWKSHGSEYYECSRYKENPNIANESVHVQAREALKKYLFYYERWENHAKSLQLEETTTAKITTRTQEKVMNNQGTWIDWQYLLRAAGLLKKCRYTLQYTYPYAYYMEKGPRKILFEYQQAQLEAEVENLSWKVERAEITDRGVLENQMDVAEKRRLTLLKEFLDVQVL from the exons ATGTCTGGTGATATCAATCGCCAGCTGAGCCATATGTCTGAGGCCTCCTCTGTGGGTAGTGATGGCAACTCATCAGAAGAGATGGATGAAGACATAGATCATAGTTACTATGAAGATACTTCAGATGACCTAGGGCTTGACTGCCCAAGTAAAACAGATGATCCTGAGTACTTTGAATATGAACCTCTGCAGCTGATAGATGCAGAAAAAATGCTCAACGAAGAAATTGAAGCATTGTGCACTAAGCTaaag GTGAATCCATCAATGGCGAAGATGTTGTTGTTGCGTCATAATTGGAACAAGGAGGAGATTATAGACAA TTATCAACGAAATCCAACAGAATACTTAATTGAAAGTCACTTAGCCAGTCGACATAGACAT GACAATTTAATGGGTCATAGGCCTTTGTGTTCAGTGTGCTGTGTAGAATATTCCAAGGACAGATTTATGGGTGTGGCTTGTGGTCATTTGTTTTGTAGAGATTGCTGGGATATGCATTTTCAAATTCAAATACAAGATGGCATCACCACAG GTATTGAGTGTATGGCCAAAGAGTGTCCAGTGTTAGTGACAGAAGATTTTGTCTGTGAAATTCTCAGCCATCCAAAGCTTAGGGACAAATATtccaaattttcttttaatgatcTCATTAAG TCTCATCCCAACCTCCGATTCTGTCCTGGAGTCGACTGCTCAGTAATCATCAAAGCTAAAGAGCCTAAAGCCAAGAAAGTGGAGTGTCAGTCTTGTAAAGCTACTTTCTG TTTTAAATGTGGCATTGCTTACCATGCTCCAACTGAATGTGATGTCATCAAAAGGTGGTTAACAAAATGTGAAGATGATTCAGAAACAGCCAACTACATCAGTGCCCATACTAAAGAT TGTCCCAAGTGCCATGTATGTATTGAGAAAAATGGAGGGTGTAATCATATG CAATGTCCTGAATGCAAGTATGACTTTTGCTGGATGTGTTTAGGGG attgGAAGTCTCATGGAAGTGAATACTATGAATGCAGTCGTTACAAAGAAAATCCAAACATAGCCAACGAGTCAGTCCATGTACAAGCCAGAGAAGCCTTGAAAAAGTATCTTTTTTATTATGAGAGG TGGGAGAACCATGCTAAGAGTTTGCAGCTGGAAGAGACCACTACAGCCAAGATCACAACCAGAACCCAAGAGAAAGTGATGAACAATCAGGGCACATGGATAGACTGGCAGTATCTGCTGAGAGCTGCTGGCCTTCTCAAAAAG TGCAGGTATACACTCCAGTACACTTACCCTTATGCATATTACATGGAGAAAGGACCTAGAAAAATTTTA TTTGAATATCAGCAAGCACAATTAGAAGCTGAAGTAGAGAATTTGTCTTGGAAAGTTGAAAGAGCAGAGATCACAGATAGAggg GTGCTAGAAAATCAAATGGATGTCGCAGAAAAGAGGAGGCTTACATTACTTAAAGAATTTCTAGATGTCCAAGTTCTCTAA
- the LOC106050743 gene encoding splicing factor YJU2-like, with the protein MSERKVLNKYYPPEFDPSKIPKLKQPKNRTFSIRIMAPFNMRCNTCGEYIYKGKKFNSRKENVDNEDYLGLRIFRFYIKCPKCVAEIAFKTDLANTDYALEAGATRLFEAEKLAHQMAEKERKEKEEDELNPMKVLENRTKASRNEMEQLDQLDELREMNARHASVDYESMLKQHMVYEEQLLKLQAEEEDKLVQEILKQGSSSQKTVKRIDDEDSGDESSAKKARQELITSSKATDILATGETKPEEKKKESWQKSVGTFSSKTSLAGLVKRKAPVKDSLISTSSEIKNESGHSRVACHGAETVVVDTVTMPSGSNDITINPVETKPSVSLGLGLLGGYSDSSSDGNDSP; encoded by the exons AAATACTATCCTCCTGAATTTGATCCCTCTAAGATCCCCAAACTTAAGCAACCAAAGAACAGAACATTTAGTATTCGTATTATGGCCCCTTTCAATATGAG GTGCAACACATGTGGAGAATATATTTACAAGGGAAAAAAGTTTAActctagaaaagaaaatgttgataatgAAGATTATTTAGGACTCAGAATATTTAGATTTTACATCAAATGTCCCAAATGTGTTGCTGAGATTGCATTTAAg ACAGACTTAGCTAACACAGACTATGCACTTGAAGCAGGTGCAACTCGTCTATTTGAAGCAGAGAAGTTGGCCCATCAAATGgcagaaaaagaaaggaaggaGAAAGAGGAAGATGAATTGAATCCTATGAAG GTTTTAGAGAACAGAACCAAAGCTAGCAGAAATGAAATGGAGCAGCTTGATCAGTTGGATGAGCTTCGTGAAATGAATGCTCGCCATGCAAGTGTTGATTATGAAAGCATGCTGAAGCAGCATATGGTGTATGAGGAACAGCTTCTGAAGCTCCAGGCAGAGGAGGAAGACAAATTAGTACA GGAGATTCTGAAGCAAGGAAGTTCATCACAGAAAACTGTTAAACGAATAGATGATGAAGACAGTGGTGATGAAAGTTCTGCAAAGAAAGCAAGACAGGAACTCATCACATCTTCCAAAGCTACAGATATTTTGGCT ACAGGAGAAACTAAaccagaagaaaagaaaaaggagtCCTGGCAAAAAAGTGTTGGGACATTTTCTAGCAAGACTTCACTGGCAGGTTTAGTTAAACGTAAAGCCCCAGTGAAGGATTCACTAATAAGCACTTCCTCTGAGATTAAAAATGAATCTGGTCATTCCAGAGTAGCCTGCCACGGGGCTGAGACAGTAGTTGTGGACACAGTGACTATGCCAAGTGGCAGTAATGACATAACTATAAATCCAGTGGAGACCAAACCCTCAGTAAGTCTTGGCCTAGGGTTACTAGGTGGATACTCAGATTCCAGCAGTGATGGAAATGACTCTCCATAA